In Alligator mississippiensis isolate rAllMis1 chromosome 10, rAllMis1, whole genome shotgun sequence, one DNA window encodes the following:
- the DUSP18 gene encoding dual specificity protein phosphatase 18, with protein sequence MSGAFGAIPILLRQPSGYGLSRITASLYLGNGTAANNKLLLFANQISTVINVSVEVANTFHPHIQYLHAPIADSPAFRICDYFDPVADRIHAVDVQQGRTLLHCAAGISRSAALCLAYLMKYRSMSLVNAHAWVKSCRPVIRPNYGFWEQLIQYEYKLFGTNTVRMISSPLGMIPDLYADEVRITVAF encoded by the coding sequence ATGAGTGGGGCCTTCGGAGCCATCCCCATCTTGTTGAGGCAACCGTCGGGATACGGCCTGTCCCGCATCACCGCGAGCTTGTACCTGGGCAATGGCACCGCTGCCAATAACAAGCTCCTGCTCTTCGCCAATCAGATCAGCACCGTCATCAACGTGTCTGTGGAGGTGGCAAACACTTTCCACCCGCACATTCAGTACCTGCACGCCCCGATCGCCGACAGCCCTGCTTTCCGTATCTGCGATTACTTTGACCCCGTGGCGGACAGGATCCACGCTGTGGACGTGCAGCAAGGCCGAACGCTGCTGCACTGCGCTGCGGGGATCAGCAGGTCGGCCGCCCTGTGCCTGGCCTATCTGATGAAGTACCGCTCCATGTCTCTGGTGAACGCCCACGCCTGGGTCAAGTCTTGCCGCCCCGTTATCAGACCCAACTATGGGTTCTGGGAACAGCTCATCCAGTACGAGTATAAACTGTTTGGTACAAACACAGTCCGCATGATCAGCTCTCCGCTGGGAATGATCCCCGATCTCTATGCGGACGAAGTGAGGATAACCGTAGCCTTCTGA
- the C10H5orf52 gene encoding uncharacterized protein C5orf52 homolog produces the protein MEERKVARPRVTFFQPRGSPVIAVFRSAPPRPAPARAPGRARTSRLLRPVSCSVFAGSEAAARRFLPKSRISTVIIRDNASAQRLQDLEAKHLEQRSRKTSHFHEHLRKKFVDEQQRKTSRWRREADKFGRLLELVGQRTRNLASAASASLALRSSQARSRDLSPKKDAAVMSEK, from the exons ATGGAGGAGCGCAAGGTCGCGCGGCCTCGCGTCACCTTCTTCCAGCCCCGCGGCAGCCCCGTCATCGCCGTGTTCAggtccgccccgccccgccccgctcccgcACGTGCTCCCGGGCGGGCGCGCACCTCCCGGCTCCTCCGTCCCGTTTCTTGCAGCGTGTTCGCGGGCAGCGAGGCGGCGGCGCGGCGGTTCCTGCCCAAGAGCCGCATCTCCACGGTCATCATCCGCGACAACGCGAGCGCGCAGCGCCTGCAGGACCTCGAG GCGAAGCACTTGGAGCAGCGAAGTAGGAAGACAAGCCACTTCCACGAGCACCTGAGGAAGAAGTTCGTGGATGAGCAGCAGAGGAAGACGTCccgctggaggagggaggctgacAAGTTTGGGaggctcctggagctggtggggcagcGGACCAGGAACCTGGCAAGCGCGGCCTCGGCCAGCCTGGCGCTGCGCAGCTCCCAAGCCAGGAGCCGCGACCTCAGCCCCAAGAAAGACGCAGCTGTGATGTCTGAAAAGTGA